One window from the genome of Spirosoma rhododendri encodes:
- a CDS encoding DUF2141 domain-containing protein: protein MIHLLLSFSWLFATTLPPVAAPKSSLKITVQNVQEQQGNLFVAIFKPGASFPQGKPFEGKKVGISGESTTITFPVEPGDYAVAIYHDVNGNGKMDKNMLGIPKEPYGFSTNFKPKMSAPKFTDCQVTVGETTKAISIKLI, encoded by the coding sequence ATGATCCATTTACTGCTTTCGTTTTCGTGGCTATTCGCTACTACGCTGCCGCCTGTTGCCGCGCCCAAATCCAGTTTGAAAATCACTGTTCAGAACGTTCAGGAGCAACAGGGAAACCTCTTCGTTGCCATTTTCAAACCCGGAGCGTCTTTTCCGCAGGGGAAGCCATTCGAAGGTAAAAAAGTGGGTATCAGCGGTGAAAGCACCACGATTACGTTTCCCGTCGAGCCGGGCGACTATGCAGTTGCGATCTACCACGATGTAAATGGCAACGGGAAAATGGACAAAAACATGCTGGGCATACCGAAAGAGCCGTACGGGTTCAGCACTAATTTTAAACCGAAGATGTCTGCTCCCAAGTTCACCGATTGCCAGGTTACGGTTGGTGAAACAACGAAAGCAATCAGCATCAAATTGATTTAA
- a CDS encoding Nif3-like dinuclear metal center hexameric protein, giving the protein MQTIRHVTTFLETLAPLAYQESYDNAGLLVGDPDTAVTGILVTLDCVESVVDEAVAKGCNLIVAHHPIVFKGLKKLNGSNYVERTIIRAIKNDVAIYATHTNLDSVTGGVNFMIAEKLGLQNVRILAPKTQTLMKLATFVPLADTQRVLDALHEAGAGNIGNYSRASFRVEGTGAYQAGEAANPVLGEIGEYHREPEHRIEVIFPRHQQRSVLDALRREHPYEEIAYDLYALENADQTVGSGVVGELPESMSEQTWLAYLKEKMNLPLIRHTSLLGRPVQRVAVCGGAGGFLLNDAVRAGAEVFVTADYKYHEFFDADGRTIICDIGHYESEVFTKDLLVRHLAKKFVTFAVIFSETDTNPVRYYV; this is encoded by the coding sequence ATGCAAACTATTCGCCACGTCACTACTTTTCTCGAAACCCTTGCTCCCCTCGCCTATCAGGAATCGTACGACAATGCCGGGCTACTCGTGGGCGACCCCGATACGGCCGTAACGGGCATCCTCGTTACGCTCGACTGCGTTGAAAGCGTTGTTGATGAGGCCGTTGCGAAAGGGTGCAATCTGATTGTGGCGCACCACCCGATTGTGTTTAAAGGCTTGAAAAAGCTGAACGGCAGCAATTACGTAGAGCGCACGATCATCAGGGCGATAAAAAATGACGTAGCCATCTACGCGACCCACACCAACCTCGACAGCGTGACGGGGGGCGTCAATTTTATGATTGCCGAAAAGCTGGGGCTGCAAAACGTGCGGATTCTGGCCCCCAAAACCCAGACGCTGATGAAGCTGGCGACCTTCGTACCCCTGGCCGACACGCAGCGAGTGCTCGACGCGCTGCACGAGGCCGGGGCGGGTAATATCGGCAACTACAGCCGCGCCAGCTTCCGGGTCGAAGGGACGGGCGCGTATCAGGCGGGCGAAGCGGCCAACCCGGTGCTGGGTGAGATTGGCGAATACCACCGCGAACCTGAACACCGCATCGAGGTTATTTTCCCTAGACACCAACAGCGGTCGGTACTAGATGCGCTACGCAGAGAACACCCGTACGAGGAGATCGCGTATGATTTGTACGCGCTGGAAAACGCCGATCAGACCGTCGGTTCGGGCGTAGTAGGCGAGTTGCCAGAATCAATGTCGGAACAGACTTGGCTGGCTTATTTGAAAGAAAAGATGAACCTGCCACTGATTCGGCATACGTCCTTACTGGGGCGCCCGGTGCAGCGAGTGGCAGTGTGCGGGGGCGCGGGCGGCTTTCTGCTCAACGACGCCGTTCGGGCGGGGGCCGAGGTGTTTGTTACGGCCGATTACAAATACCACGAATTTTTCGACGCCGACGGCCGGACAATCATCTGCGACATCGGCCACTATGAGAGCGAAGTCTTCACGAAAGACTTACTGGTCCGGCATTTAGCAAAAAAATTCGTTACTTTTGCGGTAATTTTTTCCGAAACGGATACCAATCCCGTACGGTACTACGTCTGA
- a CDS encoding BatA domain-containing protein: protein MNFLYPSFLIGLSAVALPIAIHLFNFRRTRRIYFSNIDLLRTVQTETKSFRRLKHWLILACRCLFLACLVLAFAQPFIPSKNRLGLSQQGVTSLYVDNSYSMQNERSEKRYLDIAIGKLDELLTVFRNATSLQLITNDFSAAEQQAATAESVRDRVTSIRFAHTPRSLEAVYRRQRNLLSSINATARNQLFWFSDFQKSTTGDLTKLTIDTTDRLFIVPLDAQATKNIFVDSVWLSTPFIRELQNNSLNVTMKNGGREAVKNLPVRLYLDDTQTSTASATIPPGGSATVSLNFNVTTKGYHRGRIVFDDYPITFDNQYFFVIEASPPVRVLHLSGATTGRDYVNAVYANDSLFVRRNYNAQNFDVGQLKETDLVVLEGVEQVSGTLRTELERFVQQGGSLTIIPPDQPDAAVYGPFLSTLGVGGVQATGTPLGTPATTVPMAEPDRRVPFFQDVFQQSYQSEPLNMPSAAPVWRWSAGARLLALRDGSPMLTQSRAGAGTVYVLASPLSSAYGNLAEHALFVPVMYKMAALSVRAQRTAYSFDEGLITVPVKNSSERAVYKLKHDKLDIIPTQRLTGNQLQLELPKSNELAEGQTIEGGYYQLQDSKGRTERLLAFNPGRQESQMNFYSAAELRQAFAKQPNVEVFDSIQDGDFVQVLERENLGQSLWKYFLIGALGFLLLEIGLVRFMRG, encoded by the coding sequence ATGAATTTCCTGTATCCTTCCTTCCTGATCGGTTTATCGGCCGTGGCACTGCCCATTGCCATTCATCTGTTCAATTTTCGCCGAACGCGCCGGATCTATTTTTCCAATATCGATCTGCTACGGACAGTACAGACTGAAACCAAGTCGTTTCGGCGGCTCAAACACTGGCTGATACTGGCCTGTCGCTGTCTGTTTCTGGCGTGTTTGGTACTAGCTTTCGCACAGCCGTTTATTCCAAGCAAAAACCGGCTGGGGCTGTCGCAGCAGGGCGTAACGAGCCTGTACGTCGATAATTCGTATAGTATGCAGAACGAGCGCAGCGAAAAGCGGTACCTCGACATTGCCATCGGCAAACTCGACGAACTGCTCACCGTTTTCCGGAATGCGACTTCGCTGCAATTGATTACCAACGATTTTTCGGCGGCCGAACAGCAGGCAGCAACGGCGGAATCGGTACGCGACCGGGTTACGTCGATTCGGTTTGCCCACACGCCCCGGTCGCTCGAAGCGGTCTACCGGCGTCAGCGCAATCTGCTGAGCAGTATCAACGCTACTGCCCGTAATCAGCTGTTCTGGTTCTCCGATTTCCAGAAAAGCACCACGGGCGACCTGACTAAACTGACGATTGACACGACGGATCGGCTGTTCATTGTCCCACTCGACGCGCAGGCAACAAAAAATATATTTGTCGATTCCGTCTGGCTGTCGACGCCGTTCATTCGCGAGTTGCAGAACAACAGCCTGAACGTAACGATGAAAAATGGCGGCCGTGAAGCCGTGAAAAACCTGCCCGTCCGGCTCTATCTGGACGATACGCAGACGTCGACCGCGTCGGCGACGATTCCCCCCGGCGGGTCGGCAACGGTATCGCTGAACTTCAACGTCACCACGAAAGGGTATCACCGGGGGCGCATCGTATTCGACGACTACCCTATCACGTTCGATAATCAGTATTTTTTCGTGATCGAAGCATCGCCCCCCGTGCGAGTATTGCACCTGTCGGGTGCGACGACCGGACGGGATTATGTGAATGCCGTTTACGCCAACGACAGTCTGTTTGTCCGGCGCAATTACAACGCGCAAAATTTTGACGTTGGGCAGTTAAAGGAAACGGATCTGGTTGTGCTTGAGGGCGTTGAACAGGTATCGGGAACGTTGCGCACCGAACTTGAACGCTTCGTGCAGCAAGGCGGTAGCCTTACCATTATTCCACCGGATCAGCCCGACGCGGCTGTCTACGGCCCATTTTTAAGCACGCTTGGCGTCGGTGGGGTGCAGGCAACTGGCACTCCACTGGGTACACCCGCGACCACCGTCCCCATGGCTGAGCCCGACCGCCGGGTTCCTTTTTTTCAGGATGTCTTTCAGCAGAGTTATCAGTCGGAGCCACTCAATATGCCTTCGGCGGCTCCTGTGTGGCGGTGGAGCGCAGGTGCCCGATTACTCGCGCTACGCGATGGTAGCCCCATGCTGACGCAGTCGCGGGCGGGTGCCGGAACGGTTTACGTACTGGCTTCCCCCCTGTCGTCGGCGTATGGCAACCTTGCCGAGCACGCGTTATTCGTGCCGGTTATGTACAAAATGGCGGCCCTCAGCGTGCGGGCGCAACGTACGGCGTATTCGTTTGACGAAGGGCTAATCACGGTGCCCGTCAAAAATTCGTCGGAGCGCGCTGTGTACAAGTTGAAGCACGACAAACTCGACATTATCCCGACGCAGCGACTCACAGGCAACCAGTTACAGCTGGAACTGCCCAAGAGCAACGAGCTGGCGGAAGGTCAAACTATCGAGGGTGGCTACTATCAGCTACAGGACAGCAAAGGGCGGACGGAGCGCCTGCTGGCTTTCAACCCGGGTCGGCAGGAGTCGCAGATGAACTTTTATTCAGCCGCCGAACTGCGGCAGGCATTCGCCAAACAGCCTAATGTCGAGGTATTCGACAGTATTCAGGATGGCGACTTTGTTCAGGTGCTGGAGCGCGAAAACCTGGGGCAGAGTCTGTGGAAGTACTTCCTGATCGGCGCGCTTGGCTTCCTGCTGCTCGAAATCGGGCTGGTACGCTTCATGCGGGGGTGA
- the recO gene encoding DNA repair protein RecO, translated as MLQKTRGIALSYIRYRETSIISRVYTEEFGLQSYIVNGVRSAKSKNNRIALFQPLTLLDMVVYYKNDRDLHRLSEVKTSYPFQSLPFEVTKSTIALFVTEMLNKVLKEEAGSPVLFKFLIDSVLFLEQAQTNYENFHLAFLLKLSFYLGFGPESAREFENQLREHSVAFLPDDAMEKALNILLRMPIGTPIDLSRAARNELLDALVAYYHVHIDSLGEVKSLPVLREVLG; from the coding sequence ATGCTGCAAAAGACCCGGGGAATCGCCCTCAGTTATATCCGTTACCGCGAAACGTCGATTATCTCCCGCGTTTATACCGAAGAATTTGGGTTGCAGAGTTACATCGTCAATGGCGTGCGCTCGGCCAAAAGCAAAAACAACCGCATCGCTCTGTTTCAGCCGCTGACGTTGCTCGACATGGTCGTGTACTATAAGAACGACCGCGATCTGCACCGGCTGTCGGAGGTAAAGACCAGCTACCCGTTTCAGAGCCTGCCGTTTGAAGTCACGAAGTCGACGATCGCGCTGTTTGTGACGGAGATGCTGAACAAGGTGCTGAAAGAAGAAGCGGGTAGCCCGGTGCTGTTTAAATTTCTGATCGACTCGGTGCTATTTCTGGAGCAGGCCCAAACGAACTACGAGAACTTTCACCTGGCGTTTCTGCTCAAGCTGTCATTTTATCTGGGCTTTGGCCCCGAATCAGCGCGGGAATTTGAAAATCAGCTGCGCGAGCACTCGGTCGCTTTCCTACCCGACGATGCGATGGAAAAAGCCCTTAACATCCTGCTGCGAATGCCCATCGGTACACCCATCGACCTGAGCCGCGCGGCCCGCAACGAACTGCTCGACGCACTGGTGGCCTACTATCATGTGCACATCGATTCGCTGGGCGAGGTGAAGTCGCTACCCGTTTTGCGGGAAGTGCTGGGCTGA
- a CDS encoding zinc ribbon domain-containing protein codes for MELTIAQKLDALLHLQSLDSQLDELIKIRGGLPEEVRDLEDDIAGFETRIGKFQSEIKTLEEEIERNRAAKKDAEKLIAKYKEQQMNVRNNREFDAISKEVELQSLEIELAEKRTNEAQFRARGKEEEIKNTQNLLNERKEDLKAKKQELDQITSESQDEEKEIIRQSEEQATTIEPRLLNSYRKIRGNALNGLAVVMVKRGACGGCFNVVPPQRQADIKDKKKIIVCEHCGRIFADVEGVPEPATTGRGR; via the coding sequence ATGGAACTTACGATTGCGCAAAAACTGGACGCTCTGCTGCATCTGCAATCCCTTGACTCCCAACTCGATGAACTCATAAAAATCCGCGGTGGCCTGCCCGAGGAGGTACGTGACCTCGAAGATGACATCGCTGGTTTTGAAACCCGGATCGGTAAATTTCAAAGCGAAATCAAAACGCTGGAGGAAGAAATCGAACGCAACCGGGCCGCCAAGAAAGACGCCGAGAAACTGATTGCCAAGTACAAAGAGCAGCAGATGAACGTGCGTAACAACCGCGAGTTCGACGCGATCTCGAAGGAAGTCGAACTGCAATCGCTGGAGATTGAGCTGGCGGAAAAACGTACCAACGAAGCGCAGTTCCGCGCCCGTGGCAAAGAAGAAGAAATCAAGAACACGCAGAACCTGCTCAACGAGCGTAAGGAAGATTTGAAAGCCAAGAAACAGGAGCTGGATCAGATCACCTCGGAAAGCCAGGACGAAGAGAAAGAAATTATCCGGCAGAGTGAAGAGCAGGCTACGACCATCGAGCCGCGTCTGCTGAACTCGTACCGCAAAATCCGTGGTAACGCCCTCAACGGTCTGGCCGTCGTGATGGTAAAGCGCGGTGCCTGCGGAGGCTGCTTTAACGTCGTTCCGCCCCAGCGGCAGGCCGACATCAAAGACAAGAAGAAGATCATCGTCTGCGAACACTGCGGCCGGATCTTTGCCGACGTAGAAGGCGTCCCCGAACCCGCTACGACGGGTCGTGGCCGGTAA
- a CDS encoding arsenate reductase ArsC, which yields MAHGYLQQFAGDRAEVLSAGVETHGLNPKAVQVMAEDGVDISHHTSDLVDGYAHLPIDHVITVCDSASERCPVWIGRTHRLHHNFEDPSKGSGSPDEVMANYRRIRDQIREFSRDFVEKHVS from the coding sequence ATGGCGCACGGCTATCTGCAACAGTTTGCGGGCGACCGCGCCGAGGTGCTGAGTGCGGGCGTCGAGACGCACGGGCTGAACCCGAAAGCGGTACAGGTGATGGCAGAAGACGGCGTCGACATCAGCCACCACACGTCGGATCTGGTCGACGGTTACGCGCACCTGCCCATCGACCACGTCATCACCGTGTGCGACAGTGCAAGCGAGCGATGCCCGGTCTGGATTGGCCGGACGCACCGGCTGCACCACAACTTTGAAGACCCATCGAAGGGCAGCGGATCGCCCGACGAGGTAATGGCTAACTACCGCCGTATCCGCGATCAGATCCGCGAATTCAGCCGCGATTTCGTCGAAAAACACGTATCTTAG
- the lptB gene encoding LPS export ABC transporter ATP-binding protein: MILRTEHLIKKYGSRLVNNDVSYQVAQGEIVGLLGPNGAGKTTSFYMAVGLVKPNSGHVFIDNIDVTDLPMYKRARLGLGYLAQEASVFRDLTVEENVLAVLQMTDLPKREQKDKVEELLNEFSLTHVRKNKGKVLSGGERRRTEIARALAVDPKFILLDEPFAGVDPIAVEDIQGIVAKLKHRNIGILITDHNVNETLSITDRAYLLFEGKILKQGTAEELASDEQVRRLYLGQNFELKRKI, translated from the coding sequence ATGATTCTCAGAACTGAACATCTCATAAAAAAATACGGCTCCCGACTCGTCAATAACGATGTGTCTTATCAGGTCGCGCAGGGCGAGATCGTTGGTCTGCTGGGGCCAAACGGGGCGGGTAAGACAACGTCGTTCTACATGGCCGTAGGGCTGGTAAAACCCAACAGCGGCCACGTATTCATCGACAATATCGACGTTACCGATTTGCCCATGTACAAACGGGCGCGGCTGGGGTTGGGCTATCTGGCGCAGGAGGCTTCCGTCTTTCGCGATTTAACCGTCGAAGAAAACGTACTGGCCGTATTGCAGATGACCGACCTGCCCAAGCGCGAACAGAAAGACAAAGTCGAGGAACTGCTCAACGAGTTCAGCCTGACGCACGTCCGCAAAAACAAAGGCAAAGTACTGTCGGGGGGCGAGCGTCGCCGGACCGAGATTGCCCGCGCTTTGGCCGTCGACCCCAAATTCATTCTGCTCGACGAACCGTTTGCCGGTGTCGACCCAATTGCGGTGGAAGACATTCAGGGTATCGTCGCCAAACTCAAGCACCGCAACATCGGCATCCTGATTACCGACCACAACGTAAACGAAACGCTGTCGATCACCGACCGGGCGTATCTGCTGTTTGAAGGTAAAATTCTGAAGCAGGGCACCGCCGAAGAATTGGCCAGCGACGAGCAGGTCCGGCGGCTGTATCTGGGCCAGAACTTCGAGTTGAAACGCAAGATTTAA
- a CDS encoding fumarylacetoacetate hydrolase family protein produces MKLYKLPTGAILESDNQYFAIDADWDSLVNRDDLHAHLTQLATTASPTTEPTQPLAPIGRQEVWAAGVTYLRSRDARMEESKKAGADNFYDRVYDAERPELFFKSTAERVVGPGGTVRIRRDSTWNVPEPELTLFITSSGKIVGYTCGNDMSSRSIEGENPLYLPQAKTYDGSAALGPCLYVPEQPISPDTMMHLQIDRAGETVFLGDLTISQMKRQHTELVSFLYRECSFPNGCFLMTGTGLVPPDSFTLQSGDVINISIDGIGTLTNPVG; encoded by the coding sequence ATGAAGCTATACAAACTACCCACCGGGGCTATTCTCGAATCAGACAATCAGTATTTCGCCATTGACGCCGACTGGGATTCGCTCGTCAACCGCGACGATCTACACGCACACCTGACGCAACTCGCAACGACGGCATCGCCCACAACCGAACCAACGCAGCCGTTGGCCCCTATTGGTCGGCAGGAAGTCTGGGCAGCGGGCGTAACGTACCTGCGTAGCCGCGACGCCCGGATGGAGGAATCGAAAAAGGCCGGAGCCGATAACTTTTACGACCGGGTTTACGACGCCGAACGGCCCGAACTGTTCTTTAAATCGACCGCCGAACGGGTCGTTGGTCCCGGTGGCACCGTTCGTATCCGGCGCGACTCGACCTGGAACGTACCCGAACCCGAACTGACACTGTTTATTACCTCGTCGGGCAAAATCGTGGGCTATACCTGCGGCAACGACATGAGTTCGCGGAGCATTGAAGGCGAAAATCCGCTATATCTGCCGCAGGCAAAAACCTACGACGGCAGCGCGGCTCTCGGCCCCTGCCTGTACGTGCCGGAGCAGCCCATTTCGCCCGACACGATGATGCACCTGCAAATCGACCGGGCTGGGGAAACGGTGTTCTTAGGCGACCTCACAATCAGTCAGATGAAGCGGCAGCATACCGAACTCGTATCGTTTCTGTACCGCGAATGCTCGTTCCCGAACGGCTGTTTCCTGATGACCGGCACGGGGCTGGTACCGCCGGATTCGTTTACGCTGCAATCCGGCGACGTGATCAACATCAGCATCGACGGTATCGGTACCCTGACGAATCCGGTGGGGTAA
- a CDS encoding DUF2252 domain-containing protein, whose protein sequence is MSPLSVPDRIRSYNEDRNPRFLAYKYAAMRESKFRFFRGTCHLFNNDIPTDSFVWQAPLTWNVGDLHIENFGSFKADNRVAYFDLNDFDESILAPNLADLARVTCSLFVSASALQLNEAEVMQLVKTLTEAYALTLSRGYIRSLEQESARGIVGQFLRTVECRKRRAFLKSRLRYKKHTVRFRRRSPRTSPVDAETRQRIETAVRVWAQTQPDPAFFDVLDIAHRLAGTGSLGIDRYILIVRGYGKRGKEYLLDLKQAVPSSLQNRLTDAQPIWISEAQRIVEVQKRVQAASPALLHPISFPGGASYVLRELQPVEDRISLNELIGKPRKLLSLVATMGRLCGWGHLRASGRQGSAIADALISFGQDRSRWEQPLIEYAYAYAQQVGADYETYCDAYDQGFFHTVATDLVL, encoded by the coding sequence ATGAGCCCACTATCAGTTCCCGACCGTATCCGTTCGTACAACGAAGATCGAAACCCCCGGTTTTTGGCGTACAAATATGCCGCCATGCGAGAAAGTAAGTTTCGCTTTTTTCGCGGAACCTGCCACCTGTTTAACAACGACATTCCCACCGATTCGTTTGTCTGGCAGGCCCCGCTGACGTGGAACGTGGGCGACCTGCACATCGAAAATTTCGGTTCATTCAAAGCTGATAACCGCGTCGCGTATTTCGATTTGAACGACTTTGACGAGAGTATACTGGCCCCAAATCTGGCGGATTTGGCTCGCGTGACGTGTAGTTTGTTTGTGTCGGCCAGCGCGTTGCAGCTAAACGAAGCGGAGGTGATGCAACTGGTGAAAACGCTGACCGAAGCCTATGCGCTGACGCTGTCGAGGGGATATATTCGGTCGCTGGAGCAGGAGTCGGCCAGGGGAATCGTCGGGCAGTTTTTACGAACGGTCGAGTGTCGGAAACGGCGGGCGTTCCTGAAAAGCCGCCTGCGTTACAAAAAGCATACAGTTCGGTTCCGCCGTCGGTCACCGCGCACCAGCCCGGTCGATGCTGAAACCCGGCAGCGGATCGAGACGGCCGTGCGCGTGTGGGCGCAAACGCAGCCCGACCCGGCTTTCTTCGACGTGCTGGACATAGCCCACCGCCTGGCCGGAACGGGTAGTCTGGGTATCGACCGGTATATCCTCATTGTCAGGGGATACGGCAAACGGGGGAAGGAATACCTGCTCGATCTGAAGCAGGCTGTACCCTCGTCGCTACAGAACCGCCTGACCGACGCTCAGCCGATCTGGATAAGCGAGGCCCAGCGCATTGTCGAAGTGCAGAAACGCGTACAGGCAGCGTCGCCGGCGTTGCTGCATCCAATTAGTTTCCCCGGTGGGGCGTCGTACGTATTGCGCGAATTGCAGCCTGTCGAAGACCGAATTTCACTGAACGAACTGATTGGTAAGCCGCGTAAACTGCTCAGCCTGGTTGCCACAATGGGGCGGCTGTGCGGATGGGGGCACCTGCGGGCCAGTGGTCGGCAGGGGTCAGCCATTGCCGATGCGCTAATCAGTTTCGGGCAGGACCGTAGCCGCTGGGAGCAGCCGCTGATTGAATACGCCTACGCTTATGCTCAGCAGGTCGGTGCCGACTACGAAACGTACTGCGACGCTTACGATCAGGGGTTCTTCCACACCGTAGCAACGGACCTAGTACTCTAG
- the recJ gene encoding single-stranded-DNA-specific exonuclease RecJ, with the protein MIVQLPPPPTKRWLVRPVPDSSDERAAIESLTASLGVSPFLAGLLVQRGIKTFEEARLFFRPEFTHLHDPFAMRDMDRAVERLKKALYAPQPEKILIYGDYDVDGTTSVALVYSFLRTHHDQLDFYIPDRYKEGYGISRQGIEWAAENGFTLIIALDCGIKSVDRVAEAKALGVDFIICDHHRPGDELPDAAAVLDPKRNDCLYPYKELSGCGVGFKLLQAFCLDQGIDLKTLYPSLDLVAVSIASDIVPLTGENRVMAHYGLKVINSQPRIGLKALIKVAGFRNGNTLDLTNLVFGLGPRINAAGRIKHAKAAVQLLLAESDEEADDFAFAINKHNSDRRVYDSKMTDEALAMIRQDEALLQAKSTVLFDATWHKGVIGIVASRCIEHFHRPTIILTQSNDKAAGSARSVPGFDVYEAIEECADLLEQFGGHTFAAGMTLPVDNIDAFRRKFESVVAARIQAEHLTPLIDIDLPLDFSEITDKLYRIVKQMGPFGPHNAQPVFVTEDVYLAAEPVIMKDKHLKLQLQQNRTGHQLTAVGFGMAQYAQQLQPRKPFSICYQVEQNVFNGTVSLQLMLKDIRCA; encoded by the coding sequence ATGATAGTACAGCTTCCTCCACCACCCACCAAACGATGGCTTGTCAGACCAGTTCCCGACTCATCCGATGAGCGTGCAGCCATCGAATCGTTGACGGCGTCGTTGGGGGTAAGCCCATTTCTGGCGGGCTTACTGGTGCAGCGTGGTATTAAAACGTTTGAGGAAGCCCGTCTGTTTTTCCGGCCGGAGTTCACGCACCTGCACGACCCATTTGCCATGCGCGACATGGACCGGGCCGTTGAGCGGTTGAAAAAGGCACTCTATGCTCCACAGCCGGAAAAGATCCTGATATACGGCGATTATGATGTCGACGGAACGACGTCGGTAGCCCTGGTGTACAGTTTTCTGCGCACCCACCACGATCAGCTCGATTTTTATATTCCGGACCGTTACAAGGAAGGCTACGGCATTTCGCGGCAGGGTATCGAATGGGCAGCCGAGAACGGCTTCACGCTCATTATCGCCCTCGACTGTGGTATCAAGTCCGTTGATCGGGTTGCCGAAGCCAAAGCACTGGGCGTCGACTTCATTATTTGCGATCACCACCGCCCGGGCGATGAACTGCCCGACGCAGCCGCCGTGCTCGACCCCAAACGTAACGACTGCCTGTACCCGTACAAGGAGTTAAGCGGCTGTGGCGTCGGTTTTAAGCTGTTGCAGGCGTTCTGTCTGGATCAGGGTATCGACCTGAAAACGCTGTACCCCAGCCTCGATCTGGTAGCGGTCAGCATCGCGTCGGACATTGTACCGCTGACGGGTGAAAACCGGGTAATGGCGCATTATGGCCTTAAAGTTATCAACAGTCAGCCACGCATCGGCCTGAAAGCGCTGATCAAAGTAGCAGGCTTCCGAAACGGCAACACGCTCGACCTGACCAACCTTGTTTTCGGGCTGGGGCCACGTATCAATGCCGCCGGGCGTATCAAACACGCGAAAGCCGCTGTTCAGCTGTTACTAGCCGAATCAGACGAGGAAGCCGACGACTTTGCGTTTGCCATCAATAAGCACAATAGCGACCGGCGGGTGTATGACAGCAAAATGACCGACGAAGCGCTGGCCATGATCCGGCAGGATGAAGCGCTGTTACAAGCCAAATCGACAGTGTTGTTCGACGCTACCTGGCACAAAGGTGTAATCGGTATCGTAGCGTCGCGCTGTATCGAACACTTCCACCGCCCCACGATTATCCTGACCCAGTCGAACGACAAAGCCGCCGGGTCGGCGCGGTCGGTGCCTGGTTTCGATGTGTACGAAGCCATCGAAGAGTGCGCCGATCTGCTCGAACAGTTTGGCGGCCACACGTTCGCGGCTGGTATGACGCTGCCCGTTGATAACATCGATGCGTTTCGCAGGAAGTTCGAGTCCGTTGTGGCAGCGCGTATTCAGGCCGAGCATCTGACGCCACTCATCGACATCGACCTGCCCCTCGATTTCAGCGAAATCACCGACAAACTGTACCGCATCGTCAAGCAGATGGGACCGTTCGGGCCGCACAATGCGCAGCCGGTATTCGTAACCGAAGACGTGTACCTGGCCGCCGAACCGGTGATCATGAAAGACAAGCACCTGAAACTGCAACTCCAGCAAAACCGGACCGGGCATCAGCTTACGGCGGTTGGGTTCGGTATGGCCCAGTACGCTCAGCAGTTGCAGCCCCGCAAACCGTTTTCTATCTGCTATCAGGTCGAGCAGAATGTGTTCAACGGCACGGTATCGCTCCAGCTGATGCTGAAAGATATCCGGTGCGCCTAG
- a CDS encoding metallophosphoesterase — translation MWRDAPLNEVDHVVFTGDYVDSYVYDDDEIVSNLEAIIRYKKKHSDRVTLLIGNHDAQYIHYPLYPCSGFSYSVQPRLTRLFDENRSLFQIAYQQGPVLFTHAGVSARWLARLLSKTGQADLLFTPADDLAGFLNDVYRNKGTRNYLFSVGPARGGHAPFGGPVWADRSETSVDLLAGFHQVVGHTPVLNFETVGDVNASITYTDVLGTKTDFFRLTIPV, via the coding sequence ATGTGGCGCGACGCACCATTGAACGAGGTCGACCATGTTGTCTTTACGGGCGATTACGTCGATAGCTATGTATACGACGACGATGAGATTGTTTCCAATCTGGAAGCCATTATCCGCTACAAGAAGAAGCATTCCGACCGCGTAACGCTGCTGATCGGCAACCACGACGCTCAGTATATTCATTACCCACTCTACCCCTGCTCAGGCTTCAGCTATTCTGTTCAACCCAGACTTACCCGGTTGTTCGACGAGAATAGATCGCTATTTCAGATAGCTTACCAACAGGGGCCGGTACTGTTTACGCACGCTGGCGTGTCGGCAAGGTGGCTGGCCCGGCTGCTGAGCAAGACCGGACAGGCCGACCTGCTGTTTACCCCCGCCGACGATCTGGCTGGCTTTCTCAACGACGTGTATCGGAACAAGGGCACGCGCAATTACCTCTTCAGCGTAGGCCCGGCCCGGGGTGGGCACGCTCCGTTCGGTGGCCCCGTCTGGGCCGACCGCTCCGAAACGTCAGTCGATTTGCTGGCGGGTTTTCATCAGGTTGTGGGCCATACACCCGTTCTGAATTTCGAAACCGTTGGTGATGTAAATGCATCGATTACGTATACGGATGTGCTGGGAACGAAAACAGATTTTTTCCGGCTGACAATTCCGGTGTAA